A genomic segment from Sphingopyxis sp. DBS4 encodes:
- the rsmH gene encoding 16S rRNA (cytosine(1402)-N(4))-methyltransferase RsmH, translating into MTEPPRDLPRDPRHDPVLREEVIAALAIAPGERHVDATFGAGGYTRAMLSAGAAVIACDRDPDAIAEGQALVAEADGRLTLIHGRFGEIDRLLAERGIEAVDGITFDIGVSSMQLDRDARGFSFQKDGPLDMRMAQEGESAAEWLNRADEGAIADVLYHYGDERQSRRVARAIVAARPLSRTGELATVIRKALRHPPGAPKDPATKSFQAIRIHINGELDELAEGLAAAERVLRPGGRLAVVSFHSSEDRIVKNFLRERSGGDAGGSRHRPALQSPARAATFDPPARKVRPSKAEEARNPRARSATLRSAVRTAAPAWPGSSIKKESLSC; encoded by the coding sequence GTGACCGAACCCCCCCGAGACCTGCCCCGAGATCCTCGGCACGATCCGGTCCTCCGCGAAGAAGTCATCGCCGCTCTTGCCATCGCCCCCGGCGAGCGCCACGTCGATGCGACCTTCGGCGCCGGCGGCTATACGCGCGCGATGCTGTCTGCGGGCGCCGCGGTGATCGCGTGCGACCGCGACCCCGACGCGATCGCCGAAGGGCAGGCGCTGGTCGCCGAGGCCGATGGCCGCCTGACGCTGATCCACGGCCGCTTCGGCGAGATCGACCGGTTGCTCGCCGAGCGCGGGATCGAGGCGGTCGACGGCATCACCTTCGACATCGGCGTGTCGTCGATGCAGCTCGACCGCGACGCGCGGGGCTTTTCCTTCCAAAAGGACGGCCCGCTCGACATGCGCATGGCGCAGGAGGGCGAAAGCGCCGCCGAGTGGCTCAATCGCGCCGATGAGGGGGCGATCGCTGACGTCCTCTATCATTATGGCGACGAGCGCCAGTCGCGCCGCGTCGCGCGCGCGATCGTCGCCGCGCGGCCGCTGTCGCGCACCGGCGAACTGGCGACGGTGATCCGCAAGGCGCTTCGCCATCCGCCCGGCGCGCCCAAGGATCCGGCGACCAAGAGCTTTCAGGCGATCCGCATCCACATCAACGGCGAACTCGACGAGCTGGCCGAGGGGCTTGCCGCCGCCGAGCGCGTGCTGCGTCCCGGCGGGCGCCTTGCCGTGGTCAGCTTCCACAGCAGCGAAGACCGCATCGTCAAGAATTTCCTGCGCGAACGCAGCGGCGGCGACGCCGGCGGATCGCGCCACCGGCCCGCGCTCCAATCTCCGGCGCGGGCCGCAACTTTCGATCCGCCCGCGCGCAAGGTGCGCCCGTCGAAGGCGGAAGAGGCGCGCAATCCCCGCGCACGCTCTGCAACGCTGCGCAGCGCGGTGCGCACCGCGGCCCCGGCCTGGCCCGGTTCATCGATCAAGAAGGAGTCCTTGTCATGCTGA
- a CDS encoding division/cell wall cluster transcriptional repressor MraZ codes for MAVVTPGRYSGTNFAAIDGKGRIAVPSQFRNNVPLNADGQRVLWVGFHEKLPCLVAYGQDQYDRLSDEIERDRDTALTRNLDFDEDEAFKKRFSYTEAYTLDDSGRFLPNFTARDRVGEAGATAFVGSGRRFEIWWLPTLAECAEADPVLRRLAGAWEETRGKARK; via the coding sequence ATGGCAGTTGTGACGCCCGGCCGTTATTCGGGCACCAACTTTGCCGCGATCGATGGCAAGGGACGCATCGCCGTCCCCTCGCAGTTCCGCAACAATGTGCCCCTCAATGCGGACGGCCAGCGCGTGCTTTGGGTCGGCTTCCACGAAAAGCTGCCGTGCCTCGTCGCCTATGGGCAGGATCAGTACGATCGCCTGTCGGACGAGATCGAGCGCGACCGCGACACCGCGCTGACCCGCAACCTCGATTTCGACGAGGACGAGGCGTTCAAGAAGCGCTTCAGCTATACCGAGGCCTATACGCTCGACGACAGTGGGCGCTTCCTGCCCAATTTCACCGCGCGCGACCGCGTGGGCGAGGCGGGCGCGACCGCCTTCGTCGGGTCGGGCCGCCGCTTCGAGATATGGTGGCTGCCGACCCTCGCCGAATGCGCCGAGGCCGATCCGGTGCTGCGGCGATTGGCCGGAGCCTGGGAAGAGACCAGGGGGAAGGCGCGAAAGTGA